DNA from Leptospira harrisiae:
AAGGGGATATCTTTTTCTTTGGATAAAAACATTTCCGCTAATTGGAATCCGTTCCCATCAGGGAGTCGCAAATCAAGAACCACCAAATCAAATTGGTTGGGTGAAAAAAGAGTCTCCGCTTCTTGGGCAGTTTTCGCCCACTTAACTCTATACCTGTCTTGTTCCAATCTTTCTTTTAAAGTTTCCCCAAGGCCTTCGTCATCTTCCACAAGCAAAATTCTTGGTTTCATGGAACCTCTTTTAAAATCAGTTTAACCTGAAATCCGGACGAACTGTTCGGAAATTCAAGAGAACCTTTCATTTTTTCAATCAATTTTTTAACAATATACAATCCAATCCCACTCCCACTGGTTTTGGAATGACGTAAAAAAGGAAGAGTGAGATTTTTTTTATTACCGCTAAATCCACTACCATCATCTTCTAAAAGAAAAGAAATTTGTCCTTTATCTTTTGCGACAGTGAGTTTGATGGAGTTTGCTTTGCCATGGCGTTTTGAATTTTCACTTAAGTTCTTTAACATTGCAAAAAATGCTTTTTTATCGATATATACTTTGGTTTCTTTAGGAATCAGTACCTTCCAATTGAGGTCTGGTTCGTGGTGAGAATAGGATTCACATAAATCAGAAATGGTGGTTACTTCTAAATATAAGGATTCCCCTTGCATTAGACTTGCGAGATAAAATGCATTTCCCATTTGGGATTCAATGCGTTGGTTTTCTTTCCAAATTTTTTCCAATTTCTTTTTTAGGTCTGGTTCTTTTGTATTTTCCAAAAGTACTTCGATTTGCAACTGTAAGCTGGCAATGGGAGTTTTCATTTCGTGAGTGACAGTAGAAAAAAAATCAGAAATGAGTTTGGAACGTTTGTGGTCTCTATAGGAAAGAATCGCCAGAGTCACTCCACCGAGTGTGAGCA
Protein-coding regions in this window:
- a CDS encoding sensor histidine kinase, which translates into the protein MFFSLAWLFLTLSLGVWWWILGFRQAKTISEISISDARQVELNRVNRMLQLEGSFFLSMLTLGGVTLAILSYRDHKRSKLISDFFSTVTHEMKTPIASLQLQIEVLLENTKEPDLKKKLEKIWKENQRIESQMGNAFYLASLMQGESLYLEVTTISDLCESYSHHEPDLNWKVLIPKETKVYIDKKAFFAMLKNLSENSKRHGKANSIKLTVAKDKGQISFLLEDDGSGFSGNKKNLTLPFLRHSKTSGSGIGLYIVKKLIEKMKGSLEFPNSSSGFQVKLILKEVP